In Flammeovirgaceae bacterium, the sequence AACACCTCAGGGCTCTTGATTTGAAAAATGTGTACGAGGCCGATGACGAAACCGACCATAAGGCCGAAGCGGCCTGTGCAGGCGGAGCGTGCCAGGTTGTTTAGTTGATAGTTGTTGGCAGCCGGTTATTGGTTGTGGATCTCTTTTCGAATAACCAATGAAAAATGCCTAATTTTCTCCAGAAAAAGAGAAAGTTGATACCCGTAAAACTTCTGGAGGAGTACAAGGCGCGGCTCGTTAAGGTACGTAAGGACCAGGTGTTGTTTGAAGAAGGCAACCCGGCTGCCGACTATTTCCAGGTGGAAGAAGGCCAGGTGCGCATGTACATTCTCAACCACGAAGGCCAGGAGTTTACGCAGGGCATTTTCCATGCAGGCGAAAGCTTTGGCGAGCCTCCCCTGCTGGGCAATTTTGCCTACCCGGCAACGGCCATTGCCCTTACACCCGGCAAGGTGTGGCGGCTACCTAAAGCTGACTTCCTTCAACTGCTTAAAAATAATTTTGAACTGCACCTGAAACTGGACCATGTACTGTGCAACCGGCTACAGTATAAGTCAATGATCCTGACCGAAATTTCCTCGCACACGCCCGAACACCGCCTTACCACAATATTAAACTACCTGAAATCGAAACTCACACCCGAAGGCGATGGCCAGCCGATTATTATCCCGTACACCCGCCAGCAACTGGCCGACATGACCAGCTTGCGCGTGGAAACGGTAATACGGACGATCAAAAAGATGGAGGGCAAGGGAAAGATTAAACTACAGGGGCATAAGATTTTGTTTTGATGCGGTAGCCCGCAGCAGAATACTTCTATCAAGTACACAAAAAAAATATCCGCCAGATTTAAATGCATTTTGGGTTTTTCATGCTTAAAATTGACTTGTCGCCATGTATGATATACCTTTAATAGTAGAAGCACAAGTGTTAGCGCCAATACGCGGACAAAAAAAATAAATGACACGTCCGCAGACAGCAACTGACTAACGTTTTCCGACCCGTTAACGCAGACAATAATTCGACTTCTGACAAATGACTATTTAAAAGTTCGGTGTACGCGGACACGCGGGTGGGTTTCAGACTTCTATACAATTGACAACGGACTCTTAACAAAAATACAGTGCCGCGCGCGACACGCGCGAAACCGCCCCCCACCGTAGACAACAACAGAATCGCGCGAAGCGCGAATTTTTTTTCGGTTTGGTGAAGGAAAATTTGAAAAATCGACCTTAAAAAATTTTTTGGACATTTTAACCGACACAGACTGACCAATTCCGACAACGTTTTGTTAAAGTGGAGCCAGACGCGTCCAAAAATAGCTTTCGGTGGACTTCTTATCAGAAGTCCAAATTAAAATAACGGTGGACGCGTACTGGCGCTAACACCAGGTTTATGCCAGCTGCGGGCGACAGGTTGAAATGTAGTTTGGTTTTATTAATTTCGTTTTCAACACGTGGGACATATTCGGCTTCGAAAACCGCAGCCGTCATAAACCCAAAACGTTGTAGGCAAGGCGCAAAAAAAATTTGACTAACGAAAAATGATCCAGAGAATTTATATTGACACATCAGTTGTAGGTGGATTTTTTGATGATGAATTCAAAGAACCGACTCAACGACTTTTTAAGAGACTTGAGGACAATGAAGTTAAATTCATAATATCTGACCTATTGGAATTAGAACTAATTCAGGCCCCAAAACACGTTAATGAGTTACTGTTAAACTATCCAACCGACAGATTTGAAAGAATTGAATTGACTGAAGAAATTATGAATCTGGCCGACAGGTACATTATTGAGAAAGTTGTTGGGCGGACAAGTCTGGAAGATTGCCGACATATTGCCCTGGCGACAGTAAATCGAGTAGATGTACTAGCTAGCTGGAACTTTAAACACATTGTTAACCTTGATAGAATAAAAGGGTATAATTCAGTAAATTTGAGACTGGGTTACCCGACAATTGAGATAAGGACACCACAAGAATTAGTGAGATATGGAGACTAAAGAGAAAATAAAGACATTTGATGCAGTGAAAATGATGCGGGACATTCGCGACAAGATTAGTGAAGAAACCCAAAACATGACTTTAGAGCAATTGAAAAAGTACATCGCGGACAGATTAAAAAATTCCAACTTAAAAACAGTGGGACGATAGCGCCCTGCCTACAACACCAGGTTTATGCCAGCTGCGGGTGACAGGTTGAAATGTAGTTTGGTTTTACTAATTTCGTTTACCCACGTGGGACAAAGACGGCTTCGAAAACCGCAGCCGTCATAAACCCAAAACGTTGTGGCGCATACATTTATAACTCTCGGACTTCAAACACATGGACGACAAAC encodes:
- a CDS encoding Crp/Fnr family transcriptional regulator gives rise to the protein MPNFLQKKRKLIPVKLLEEYKARLVKVRKDQVLFEEGNPAADYFQVEEGQVRMYILNHEGQEFTQGIFHAGESFGEPPLLGNFAYPATAIALTPGKVWRLPKADFLQLLKNNFELHLKLDHVLCNRLQYKSMILTEISSHTPEHRLTTILNYLKSKLTPEGDGQPIIIPYTRQQLADMTSLRVETVIRTIKKMEGKGKIKLQGHKILF
- a CDS encoding PIN domain protein, whose protein sequence is MIQRIYIDTSVVGGFFDDEFKEPTQRLFKRLEDNEVKFIISDLLELELIQAPKHVNELLLNYPTDRFERIELTEEIMNLADRYIIEKVVGRTSLEDCRHIALATVNRVDVLASWNFKHIVNLDRIKGYNSVNLRLGYPTIEIRTPQELVRYGD